In the Candidatus Rhodoblastus alkanivorans genome, one interval contains:
- the pal gene encoding peptidoglycan-associated lipoprotein Pal encodes MNKLGPMVGLKYAAVLATALALGACAKNPTDMAGLDGRGGAGGGVGAAGSATPGSQQDFVVNVGDRVFFDSDSSQLSAAAQATLDKQATWLSRYPNYAFTIEGHADERGTREYNFALGARRAETVKEYLISRGVAAARIKTISYGKERPVAVCDDISCWSQNRRAVTVLRGGQS; translated from the coding sequence ATGAACAAACTCGGCCCGATGGTCGGCCTGAAATATGCCGCCGTTCTCGCCACGGCCCTGGCTCTCGGGGCCTGCGCCAAGAACCCGACCGACATGGCAGGCCTCGACGGACGCGGCGGCGCCGGCGGCGGGGTCGGCGCGGCGGGCTCCGCCACGCCGGGCTCGCAGCAGGATTTCGTGGTCAATGTCGGCGATCGCGTCTTCTTCGACAGCGATTCGAGCCAGTTGAGCGCCGCCGCCCAGGCCACGCTCGACAAGCAGGCGACCTGGCTCAGCCGCTATCCCAATTACGCCTTCACCATCGAGGGCCACGCCGACGAGCGCGGAACCCGCGAATATAATTTCGCCCTCGGCGCCCGGCGCGCCGAAACGGTCAAGGAATATCTGATCTCGCGCGGCGTCGCGGCCGCGCGCATCAAGACCATTTCCTACGGCAAGGAGCGCCCGGTCGCGGTCTGCGACGACATTTCCTGCTGGTCGCAGAACCGCCGCGCGGTCACCGTGCTGCGGGGCGGACAAAGCTGA
- the tolB gene encoding Tol-Pal system beta propeller repeat protein TolB, which produces MQFTPSRRAAAAMLGGLALTPLFTRVSSGQRYLDVHGGGNFTPVNVAIVPFAGDGGASISAIIVNNFKRSVFINPIDAGAAGAGVNPDAAPNLATFKALGAQYVVVGRAGRGPDGRMKTEFRLWDVGAGTQASGQQYVTDPNNSRRVGHIISDAIFTKVTGESGFFDTRIAFVDETGSRQDRRKRLAIMDQDGANVRYLTRGEDLVVTPRFSPNSQELTYMSFGAEDPRVFLLNIDTGQREVVGNFPGMTFSPRFSPDGQRVVMSLEQNGSANLYSMDLRSRKTTRLTDSSAIDTSPCYSPDGSRICFESDRGGTQQIYVMSAGGGPANRISFGEGRYSTPVWSPKGDYIAFTRVANGKFAIGVIKPDGSGQRILVESFHNEGPTWAPNGLFVMFFRNVNGGPHLFMTDIFGRAQFPAPTPNFGSDPSWSALLG; this is translated from the coding sequence ATGCAATTCACCCCCAGCCGCCGCGCCGCCGCCGCCATGCTCGGCGGGCTCGCCCTCACCCCCCTGTTCACCCGCGTCTCGTCGGGCCAGCGCTATCTCGACGTGCATGGCGGCGGCAATTTCACGCCGGTCAATGTAGCGATCGTCCCCTTCGCCGGCGACGGCGGCGCGTCGATCAGCGCAATCATCGTCAATAATTTCAAGCGCTCGGTCTTCATCAATCCGATCGACGCCGGCGCCGCCGGCGCCGGCGTCAATCCCGACGCCGCGCCCAATCTGGCGACGTTCAAGGCGCTCGGCGCCCAATATGTCGTCGTCGGCCGCGCCGGACGCGGCCCGGACGGACGAATGAAGACCGAATTCCGGCTATGGGACGTCGGCGCCGGGACCCAGGCCTCCGGCCAGCAATATGTCACCGACCCCAATAATTCGCGGCGCGTCGGCCATATCATCTCGGACGCGATTTTCACCAAGGTGACCGGCGAATCCGGCTTTTTCGACACCAGAATCGCCTTCGTGGACGAGACCGGATCGCGTCAGGACCGCCGCAAGCGGCTGGCGATCATGGACCAGGACGGCGCCAATGTGCGCTATCTGACGCGCGGCGAGGACCTGGTGGTGACGCCGCGCTTCTCGCCCAATTCGCAGGAACTGACCTATATGTCGTTCGGCGCCGAGGACCCGCGGGTTTTCCTGCTCAATATCGACACCGGCCAGCGCGAAGTCGTCGGCAATTTCCCCGGCATGACCTTTTCGCCGCGCTTCTCGCCGGATGGGCAGCGCGTCGTCATGTCGCTCGAGCAGAACGGCAGCGCCAATCTCTACAGCATGGACCTGCGCTCGCGCAAAACCACCCGGCTGACCGATTCCTCGGCGATCGACACCTCGCCCTGCTATTCGCCGGACGGATCGCGCATCTGTTTCGAGTCAGACCGCGGCGGAACCCAGCAGATCTACGTGATGAGCGCGGGCGGCGGCCCCGCGAATCGCATTTCCTTCGGCGAGGGACGCTATTCGACCCCGGTATGGTCGCCCAAGGGCGACTATATCGCCTTTACCCGCGTCGCCAACGGCAAATTCGCCATCGGCGTGATCAAGCCCGACGGATCGGGCCAGCGCATTCTGGTCGAGAGCTTCCATAATGAGGGGCCGACCTGGGCCCCCAACGGCCTGTTCGTTATGTTCTTCCGCAACGTCAATGGCGGCCCGCATCTGTTCATGACCGATATATTCGGCCGCGCCCAATTCCCGGCGCCGACGCCGAATTTCGGCTCGGACCCGTCCTGGAGCGCACTGCTCGGCTGA
- a CDS encoding cell envelope integrity protein TolA: protein MRFSRSEPGFLVSAAIHLGLLAFLLVHFSHEQKFADAEEAVAVETITESQFHEIMQGEKTAPKADKPRADKVAERSEAKPTPPPPPPEAKRDVPVPAPPLRRSTDQAEADQTPPSPPTPPPRPAPPPPPVAKTPPRPPEQKQEAERKDAEAVRPPPRPKPPEKAERKPAPEPPPPEKPREKPEPKAKAEEKPTRKPPKPDDIAKLLADAKDKPAQKRKSSAESEHRRTPDLSEIAKLLDEKAPDAKFTSGREISRAAALGARHATGARMSPSMSDSLNALLQEQYKQCWNYLPLTGDKYVARIHVTYRPDGSLAGQPVLLNPPSNPQFRGLAESAVRAVRRCNPLRIPAQYLPYYDQWKDWVVGFDPEILN from the coding sequence GTGAGGTTTTCGCGTTCGGAGCCTGGCTTTCTTGTCTCGGCGGCAATCCATCTCGGGCTGCTGGCGTTTCTGCTCGTCCATTTTTCCCATGAGCAGAAATTCGCCGACGCCGAGGAGGCAGTGGCGGTCGAGACCATCACGGAAAGCCAGTTCCACGAGATCATGCAGGGCGAGAAGACGGCCCCGAAAGCGGACAAGCCACGCGCCGATAAGGTCGCCGAGCGCAGCGAGGCCAAGCCGACGCCGCCTCCGCCTCCACCCGAGGCCAAGCGTGACGTTCCGGTCCCGGCCCCGCCGTTGAGGCGGTCGACCGACCAGGCCGAGGCTGATCAAACGCCGCCGTCGCCTCCCACGCCGCCGCCGCGTCCAGCGCCTCCGCCGCCGCCCGTCGCGAAAACGCCGCCGCGGCCCCCCGAACAGAAACAGGAAGCGGAACGCAAGGACGCCGAGGCCGTCCGGCCGCCGCCGCGCCCGAAGCCGCCGGAAAAGGCCGAGCGCAAGCCCGCGCCCGAGCCGCCGCCGCCCGAAAAGCCGCGGGAAAAGCCCGAGCCCAAGGCCAAGGCGGAGGAGAAGCCGACACGCAAGCCGCCGAAGCCCGACGACATCGCCAAACTGCTCGCCGACGCCAAGGACAAGCCGGCGCAGAAGCGGAAATCCAGCGCGGAGAGCGAACATCGCCGCACACCCGATCTCTCGGAAATCGCCAAACTGCTTGACGAGAAGGCGCCGGACGCGAAATTCACCAGCGGTCGCGAGATCAGCCGCGCCGCCGCCCTGGGCGCCCGTCATGCGACCGGCGCGCGCATGTCGCCCTCGATGTCGGATTCGCTCAACGCTCTGCTGCAGGAGCAGTACAAGCAGTGCTGGAATTATCTGCCGCTGACCGGCGACAAATATGTCGCCAGGATCCATGTAACCTATCGGCCCGACGGCTCGCTCGCCGGCCAGCCGGTGCTGCTCAACCCGCCGTCGAACCCCCAATTCCGGGGCTTGGCCGAAAGCGCGGTGCGCGCGGTGCGGCGCTGCAACCCGCTTCGCATTCCCGCCCAATACCTGCCCTATTATGACCAGTGGAAGGATTGGGTGGTCGGGTTTGACCCCGAAATCTTGAACTAG
- the tolR gene encoding protein TolR — protein sequence MGMAVPTGGKGGRRRRGVPRYRAMADINMTPFIDIMLVLLIIFMVAAPLLSSGVPVDLPATKAGELNIDKKPIAISIDDHGDLYLMDQKIADSDLVSAVQGRVSGGADERVYVRASKQVPYGRVAQVMSDLTAAGFKKVALVTKQENE from the coding sequence ATGGGAATGGCGGTTCCGACAGGCGGAAAAGGCGGGCGGCGCCGGCGCGGCGTGCCGCGCTATCGCGCCATGGCCGACATCAACATGACGCCGTTCATCGACATCATGCTGGTGCTGCTCATCATCTTCATGGTCGCGGCGCCGCTTCTGTCCTCCGGCGTGCCGGTCGACCTGCCGGCGACCAAGGCGGGCGAACTCAATATCGACAAGAAGCCGATCGCCATTTCCATTGACGACCACGGCGACCTTTATCTGATGGACCAGAAAATCGCCGATTCCGATCTTGTTTCCGCCGTCCAGGGGCGGGTCAGCGGCGGCGCCGACGAGCGTGTCTATGTCCGCGCCTCCAAGCAGGTGCCTTACGGCCGGGTCGCCCAAGTCATGTCCGATCTCACGGCGGCCGGCTTCAAGAAGGTCGCCCTGGTGACGAAACAGGAGAATGAATAG
- the tolQ gene encoding protein TolQ yields the protein MNEIAATPLVAAGTGSVFDMFLSASIVVKLVMLGLLAASVWCWAIIINKTLLIRRARAAIEDFENLFWSGNSLEDLYHSLSARPTVATASLFVAAMREWKRSFQNAHASFVGLQSRIEKVLDVSIAREVEKLESNLLVLATVASAGPFVGLFGTVWGIMTSFRSIAASKNTSLAVVAPGIAEALFATAIGLFAAIPALIAYNKLSGDVAKTQARMESFADEFSAILSRQIDQHAGQRSNAA from the coding sequence ATGAACGAAATCGCCGCTACGCCGCTCGTCGCCGCCGGGACGGGCTCCGTCTTCGACATGTTCCTGAGCGCCTCCATCGTGGTGAAACTGGTGATGCTGGGGCTGCTCGCGGCTTCCGTCTGGTGCTGGGCGATCATCATCAACAAAACCCTGCTCATCCGCCGCGCCCGCGCCGCGATCGAGGATTTCGAGAATTTGTTCTGGTCCGGCAATTCGCTCGAGGACCTTTATCATTCGCTCTCGGCGCGCCCGACGGTCGCGACCGCCTCCCTCTTCGTCGCCGCCATGCGCGAATGGAAGCGCTCGTTCCAGAACGCCCACGCCTCTTTCGTCGGCCTGCAGTCGCGCATCGAAAAAGTGCTCGACGTCTCGATCGCGCGCGAAGTGGAAAAGCTAGAGTCCAATCTGCTGGTGCTGGCCACGGTCGCCTCGGCCGGCCCCTTCGTCGGCCTGTTCGGCACGGTCTGGGGCATCATGACCTCGTTCCGCTCGATCGCCGCCTCCAAGAACACCTCGCTCGCAGTGGTCGCGCCGGGCATTGCGGAGGCCCTGTTCGCCACGGCGATCGGCCTGTTCGCAGCCATTCCCGCCCTGATCGCCTATAACAAGCTCTCCGGCGACGTCGCCAAGACCCAGGCCCGGATGGAGAGTTTCGCCGACGAATTTTCCGCCATCCTGTCGCGGCAGATCGACCAGCACGCTGGACAGCGCAGCAACGCGGCCTGA
- the ybgC gene encoding tol-pal system-associated acyl-CoA thioesterase has product MPPEPVLPHGALRDGRHLFPIRVYFEDTDFTGIVYHANYLRFIERARTEMLRELGFHQGAIHSGESGDALFFVVARMQLEFLRPARMDDLLTVETRPIKISAAVIELEQIVRRDADILFTAKVLIAALADGKPRRLPREIREKLELG; this is encoded by the coding sequence ATGCCGCCCGAACCTGTCCTGCCGCACGGCGCCTTACGCGACGGCCGCCACCTCTTCCCCATCCGCGTCTATTTCGAGGACACGGATTTCACCGGCATCGTCTATCACGCCAATTATCTGCGCTTCATCGAGCGCGCCCGCACCGAAATGCTGCGCGAACTCGGCTTCCATCAGGGCGCGATCCATTCGGGCGAGAGCGGCGACGCCTTGTTTTTCGTCGTCGCCCGGATGCAGCTCGAATTTCTGCGCCCGGCGCGCATGGACGATCTACTGACCGTCGAAACGCGGCCAATAAAAATCTCCGCGGCCGTGATCGAACTTGAGCAGATCGTGCGGCGCGACGCCGACATTTTATTCACGGCCAAAGTCCTGATCGCGGCGCTCGCCGACGGCAAGCCCCGCCGCCTGCCGCGCGAAATCCGCGAAAAGCTTGAGCTTGGCTAA
- the ruvB gene encoding Holliday junction branch migration DNA helicase RuvB gives MTPPASRMVTPERREDDLESSIRPLTLADFTGQEAARKNLKVFIEAAKARKDALDHVLFVGPPGLGKTTLAQIVARELGVNFRSTSGPVIAKAGDLAAQLTNLEERDVLFIDEIHRLNPAVEEILYPAMEDFQLDLIIGEGPAARSVKIDLARFTLVGATTRAGLLTTPLRDRFGIPIRMNFYNVEELQSIVARGARVMNCPMSEDGANEIARRSRGTPRIAGRLLRRVRDFALVDGDAIVGRDVADRALKLLDVDSIGLDQMDRRYLDMVAVNFGGGPVGIETIAAALSEPRDAIEDIIEPYLLQQGFLNRTPRGRMLTPLAFRHLGLAVPAQAQAPQMGLFSEDDG, from the coding sequence ATGACCCCTCCCGCCAGCCGCATGGTGACACCCGAACGGCGCGAGGACGATCTTGAATCTTCCATCCGCCCGCTGACGCTCGCCGATTTCACCGGCCAGGAGGCGGCGCGCAAGAATCTCAAAGTCTTCATCGAGGCGGCCAAGGCGCGCAAGGACGCGCTCGACCACGTGCTGTTCGTCGGGCCTCCCGGCCTGGGCAAGACGACTTTGGCGCAGATCGTGGCGCGGGAGCTTGGCGTCAATTTCCGCTCGACCTCCGGCCCGGTCATCGCCAAGGCCGGCGACCTCGCGGCGCAGCTCACCAATCTCGAAGAGCGCGACGTGCTCTTCATCGACGAAATCCACCGGCTCAATCCGGCGGTGGAAGAAATCCTCTATCCCGCCATGGAGGATTTTCAGCTCGATCTCATCATCGGCGAGGGGCCGGCGGCGCGCTCGGTCAAGATCGACCTCGCCAGATTCACCCTCGTCGGCGCCACCACCCGCGCCGGCCTCCTCACCACGCCGCTGCGCGACCGTTTCGGCATTCCGATCCGGATGAATTTTTACAATGTCGAGGAATTGCAGAGCATTGTCGCGCGCGGCGCCCGGGTCATGAACTGCCCGATGAGCGAGGACGGGGCGAACGAGATCGCGCGGCGCTCCCGCGGCACCCCGCGCATCGCCGGGCGGCTGCTGCGCCGGGTGCGTGACTTCGCCCTCGTCGACGGCGACGCGATCGTGGGCCGCGACGTGGCCGACCGGGCGCTGAAACTGCTGGACGTGGACTCTATCGGTCTCGACCAGATGGACCGGCGCTATCTCGACATGGTCGCGGTCAATTTCGGCGGTGGACCGGTCGGCATAGAAACCATCGCCGCCGCGCTCTCCGAACCGCGCGACGCCATCGAGGACATTATCGAGCCCTATCTGCTGCAACAGGGTTTTCTGAACCGCACCCCGCGCGGAAGAATGCTGACGCCACTCGCCTTCCGTCATCTGGGGCTGGCCGTTCCGGCCCAGGCTCAGGCGCCGCAGATGGGCCTTTTTTCCGAGGACGACGGCTGA
- the ruvA gene encoding Holliday junction branch migration protein RuvA codes for MIGKLKGVVDSLHEDHVILDVHGVGYIVSCSTRTLQNLPRAGEAAILAIETQVREDSIKLFGFLSDSERDWFRILQNVQGVGSKVALAILSILPPTELTSAIALQDKAAVARAPGVGPKLAARIVSELKDKAGAFGGMDAGAIALAGAEAAPAGSTAAHEAVSALINLGYARPQAATAIAASLKALGEGAETAALIRRGLKELAQ; via the coding sequence ATGATCGGCAAACTCAAGGGCGTGGTGGATTCCCTGCACGAGGATCATGTGATCCTCGACGTGCATGGCGTCGGCTATATCGTCTCCTGCTCGACCCGCACCCTGCAGAACCTGCCGCGCGCGGGCGAGGCCGCCATTCTCGCCATCGAGACCCAGGTGCGCGAGGATTCGATAAAACTCTTCGGTTTCTTAAGCGATTCCGAGCGCGACTGGTTCCGCATATTGCAGAATGTGCAGGGCGTCGGCTCCAAGGTCGCGCTCGCCATTCTGTCCATCCTGCCGCCCACCGAGCTGACCTCGGCCATAGCCCTGCAGGACAAGGCGGCGGTCGCCCGCGCGCCCGGCGTCGGGCCCAAGCTTGCCGCGCGCATCGTCTCGGAGCTGAAGGACAAGGCCGGCGCCTTCGGCGGTATGGACGCCGGCGCCATCGCCCTCGCCGGCGCGGAAGCGGCGCCCGCGGGCTCGACCGCGGCGCATGAAGCGGTCTCCGCCTTGATCAATCTCGGCTACGCCCGGCCCCAGGCCGCCACAGCCATCGCCGCGAGCCTGAAAGCGCTCGGCGAAGGCGCCGAAACCGCCGCGCTGATCCGGCGGGGCCTGAAGGAGCTGGCGCAATGA
- the ruvC gene encoding crossover junction endodeoxyribonuclease RuvC produces MVRILGVDPGLRHTGWGVIEADGSRLAFVASGAIHSPTGENLAERLRMLHEGLAAVIAAHCPDEAAVEETFVNRDAQSTLKLGYARGIALVVPALAGLEVTEYAANLVKKTVVGAGHAEKAQIAMMVKVLLPKAEALSADAADALAVAICHAQHRSARKREAALAGK; encoded by the coding sequence ATGGTGCGCATCCTCGGCGTCGACCCCGGCCTGCGCCACACCGGCTGGGGCGTGATCGAGGCCGACGGGTCGCGCCTCGCCTTCGTCGCCTCCGGCGCGATCCATTCCCCGACCGGCGAGAATCTCGCCGAGCGGCTGCGCATGCTGCACGAGGGCCTTGCCGCCGTCATCGCCGCCCATTGCCCGGATGAGGCGGCAGTCGAGGAAACTTTCGTCAATCGCGACGCCCAATCGACCCTCAAGCTCGGCTATGCGCGCGGCATCGCTCTGGTGGTTCCGGCGCTCGCGGGGCTCGAAGTCACCGAATATGCCGCCAATCTGGTGAAAAAGACCGTCGTCGGCGCCGGCCATGCCGAAAAGGCGCAGATCGCCATGATGGTGAAAGTGCTGCTGCCGAAAGCCGAGGCGCTGAGCGCCGACGCGGCCGACGCCCTGGCGGTTGCGATCTGCCACGCCCAGCACAGGTCCGCCCGGAAACGCGAAGCGGCGCTCGCCGGCAAGTAA
- a CDS encoding DUF1013 domain-containing protein, whose amino-acid sequence MSNAPLMPKATAVWLVENTSLTFDQIAEFCKLHPLEVKGIADGEVASGIRGHDPITSGQLTREEIERSEKDSSHRLKLAVSKVRLPEAKRHRGPRYTPLSRRQDRPNAILWLVRNHPELKDAQIMRLAGTTKSTIAAIRDRTHWNSASLTPMDPVTLGLCSQIDLDFEVQRAAKDRPAQVEDHGPTLAPAEETTQPFYYEPTTHEEVFGTAPKPKEAEEEEIDLDSVFAKLKDIKTKE is encoded by the coding sequence ATGAGCAACGCCCCGCTCATGCCCAAGGCCACCGCCGTCTGGCTGGTGGAAAACACCTCGCTGACGTTCGATCAAATCGCCGAATTCTGCAAATTGCATCCGCTCGAAGTCAAGGGCATCGCCGATGGCGAGGTCGCCTCGGGGATTCGCGGCCATGATCCGATCACCTCCGGCCAGCTGACCCGCGAGGAGATCGAGCGCTCCGAAAAGGATTCGTCGCACCGGCTTAAACTGGCGGTCTCCAAGGTCCGCCTGCCCGAGGCCAAGCGCCATCGCGGCCCGCGCTACACGCCCTTGTCGCGCCGCCAGGACCGTCCCAACGCCATTCTCTGGCTGGTGCGCAACCATCCCGAGCTGAAGGACGCCCAGATCATGCGGCTCGCCGGCACGACCAAGAGCACGATCGCCGCGATCCGCGACCGCACCCATTGGAATTCGGCGTCGCTGACCCCGATGGACCCGGTGACCCTTGGCCTGTGCTCGCAGATCGACCTTGATTTCGAGGTCCAGCGCGCCGCCAAGGACCGTCCGGCTCAAGTCGAGGATCACGGCCCGACCCTCGCCCCCGCCGAGGAGACGACCCAGCCCTTCTATTACGAGCCGACCACGCATGAGGAGGTTTTCGGGACCGCCCCGAAGCCAAAGGAAGCCGAGGAGGAGGAGATCGACCTCGATTCGGTCTTCGCCAAGCTCAAGGATATCAAAACCAAGGAATGA
- a CDS encoding DUF1192 domain-containing protein, whose translation MARDDEEIFAPKKAPQRHELGQPLDALSVDELTERIELLQDEIGRLSAARERKSASRTAADAFFKKP comes from the coding sequence GTGGCCAGGGACGACGAGGAAATTTTCGCGCCGAAAAAGGCGCCGCAAAGGCACGAACTGGGCCAGCCGCTCGACGCTCTCTCGGTGGACGAATTGACCGAGCGGATCGAATTGCTGCAAGACGAGATCGGCCGGCTCTCGGCGGCGCGGGAACGCAAGAGCGCCTCGCGGACGGCCGCCGACGCCTTCTTCAAAAAGCCGTGA
- a CDS encoding acyltransferase family protein, whose protein sequence is MFDAEHWLGDIVNIAQWSIFYELRAYALLILVYVLGILQNRAAFNALLLGLVIVSPVAGTLLQIGDSRGPEITLAFLYGVFWANEKTRMGLGFIFFAAALLYVSVYLPPSYAAMVGNFSLATLTVGIAFGKAPYIKLLDRLPDFTYGLYLTHWPIMMIIHRYYNFNGIRLAMFTGLCALAVSAPLHYLVEEPGRRLGRIVPRAMRRLRSRIDAARSPLQDYRAEGRDPSEQIG, encoded by the coding sequence ATGTTCGATGCGGAACATTGGCTTGGCGATATTGTAAATATTGCGCAATGGTCGATTTTCTATGAACTGCGGGCCTATGCTCTATTGATTTTGGTTTACGTCCTTGGGATCCTTCAGAATCGGGCAGCTTTCAACGCGCTGCTCCTCGGATTGGTCATCGTGAGCCCCGTGGCGGGAACCCTCTTGCAAATAGGAGATTCGCGTGGCCCCGAGATTACTCTGGCGTTTTTATACGGTGTGTTTTGGGCAAATGAAAAAACAAGAATGGGTCTGGGCTTCATTTTTTTTGCGGCAGCCCTTTTATACGTCAGCGTCTATCTGCCCCCGTCTTACGCGGCCATGGTCGGCAATTTTTCCCTCGCGACTCTGACGGTTGGGATCGCATTCGGAAAGGCGCCTTACATCAAGCTATTAGACCGCCTGCCCGATTTCACTTACGGCCTCTATCTCACGCATTGGCCGATCATGATGATCATTCACAGATATTACAATTTCAATGGGATCAGACTCGCCATGTTCACCGGCCTGTGCGCTCTGGCCGTTTCAGCGCCCTTGCATTATCTGGTGGAAGAACCAGGCCGCAGGCTCGGCAGGATCGTTCCGCGGGCGATGCGTCGTTTGCGATCGCGCATCGACGCCGCCCGATCGCCCTTGCAGGATTATCGCGCAGAGGGACGGGACCCGAGCGAGCAAATCGGCTAG